The genomic segment AAGGATAAGTGTTGTGTTCAAAGTTGATTGGGTTTTCGATATTACCCAGTAACAGAATACGTCCGGTCATCATTTTCGACATCAATTGAGTGCGCCGGGCCATGTATATATATTTCTCAAACATAATTTAGAGGAATTAAAACAATTTTTGCTGGCAGCCCCATAAGATTTTATTTTTACGAGGTCATTGAGCCTATGCGTTAAGCAAATTTATATGCCAATATCGTAAAATTTATCTGCTCCAAAGTGATATCCTTGAAAGGGCAATTGATTATTTCATTGATAGCACGCTGTTTTACCATCTAATGGTGGGTTGGAGGTACATAATAAAAGATAAATAACGACGTCACTAAAGGTCAATCTTTCTGTCGACTTTTAATTAGCACAATTTATCAAAGTTTAATTGTATTTTAACCGCATTCTTCTTTCCGCTTCGTTTTTTATTAAATATTGTCGAATGCTAAACATATTTTGGTATAGTATTTTCCCACATTGCACTCGAGAAAGATTGTTCGTTGGAGTTTATTATATTTATGTTAACTAAACACTAAACATTTGTAAACATAAACTTAAGACACCTATGAAAACGCTCCAGTTCAATGTACCTACGACGCGAGGACAAAGTTTGACTATACAAGAAGATGTTTTAGAAACGTTTTATCCTTACTTTCACCGCCATCAAGAAGCGCAGCTGATGTGGATAAAAAAAGGACAGGGCGTTTTGATTGTCGAAGATAGCCTGCATCCTTTTAAGGAAAATGACATTTTCTTTTTAGGTGCTAATCAGCCTCATGTTTTTAAATCAGCAACACCAGATGGGTTTTCAAATGAATCGCGATCTATTTCTATTTTCTTTGATCCGTATGGTAAGCTAAAATATTTATTTTGCTTAGATGAGTTTGAATCGTTAAATCAGTTTATTCATAATAATTCCAGGGGGTTTAAGATTCCGGAAAGATATTTTGCTCAGATATCAGAGCGCGTCAATCAGTTAAAAGCGGCTGATCAAATGGACACGTTGATGCATTTTTTCTACTTGTTGCGAGCCTTAGCTAATATTTCCCGCGAGGCAGACGCTCTATGTACAGAGCGAGTTGCAGTGGACATTGATACTGTAACCAGTACCAATCGCGTTAAGCTGATCTGTAATTATATCAAAGAGCATTATAAAGATGAGCTCAGTTTGGAAGACGTGGCGGATTATGCAAATCTTACCCCTCAGGCATTCTGTAGATATTTTAAGAAACATTGTGGTGTTACTTTTGTCTCTTATCTCAACAGAATAAGAGTTAAAGAGGTATGCAATCAGCTTAATGAAGACCGCTTGGACAGTGTGTCTTTTATTGCTTATAACTGTGGGTTTAACAGCATCACCAACTTTAACAGAGTCTTTAAACAAATCATGGGATGTAATCCTAAAGAATATGTGCAACAATATAAGCAGACTCTAAATTCATTTGTTTGACATCTTGGCACTCATCTGCTATTACAGATGGCGCATTGTATCTGCCGTTGGATGATTTTTTGGCTGTAGCAGAACTCTATGTTTGCTCCATTGCTGTTGAAGAAAAAACATCTGACTTTGGAGTCCCGCTTATGGAAAACAGTTAAGAACATGTTTATGCCGTTGGATAGAATATAAAAAAAGGTTTTCAAACGGGGAGAATGAAAACCTTAAATAACCAATTATAAACCTAAATTATGATAGAACAAAGATAGTGTTGTTTTTACACTTTGCCAAGTTTATTTTTGAAAAAAATATCTTTTTTCAAAGGGACGATTATCAATCTTTTTTTTGAATAAGGTATGAACACCGAGATCCGTTTTCAATAATATATTCAACTCTTGTTATGCTGTAATCAGCTCCAATGAGCTGTTGGAAATTGTTTAGCTCAGAACGGCAAAACCCCTGACATTCTGTTGCGGCAGCACATATGGGGCAGTGATTCTCCACAAAAAGATAAGTATTGTCCTCCTTTTGCCAAGACGCCATATACCCTTCTTCAGTCCGTTTTTTTGCAATGATGTGTAATTTTTCTTCGATTGATCGGGCTTTGGACAGTGCATCTGCGTATTTCCGGTAAACTTTTGCTTCCCGGTCGCCGATTAATAGCTCCAGTGCATTTTCACCAAGCAACTGCTTGACCGACTG from the Sphingobacterium thalpophilum genome contains:
- a CDS encoding AraC family transcriptional regulator; protein product: MKTLQFNVPTTRGQSLTIQEDVLETFYPYFHRHQEAQLMWIKKGQGVLIVEDSLHPFKENDIFFLGANQPHVFKSATPDGFSNESRSISIFFDPYGKLKYLFCLDEFESLNQFIHNNSRGFKIPERYFAQISERVNQLKAADQMDTLMHFFYLLRALANISREADALCTERVAVDIDTVTSTNRVKLICNYIKEHYKDELSLEDVADYANLTPQAFCRYFKKHCGVTFVSYLNRIRVKEVCNQLNEDRLDSVSFIAYNCGFNSITNFNRVFKQIMGCNPKEYVQQYKQTLNSFV
- a CDS encoding helix-turn-helix transcriptional regulator yields the protein MRTQATAALVATELGITKEGARKHLLNLAEQGLITSDTKSEGRGRPSTYYTLTSRGMAKFPDSHADITVQLLQSVKQLLGENALELLIGDREAKVYRKYADALSKARSIEEKLHIIAKKRTEEGYMASWQKEDNTYLFVENHCPICAAATECQGFCRSELNNFQQLIGADYSITRVEYIIENGSRCSYLIQKKD